From a region of the Ammospiza nelsoni isolate bAmmNel1 chromosome 26, bAmmNel1.pri, whole genome shotgun sequence genome:
- the TNS4 gene encoding tensin-4: MSQVIESHVLRVGQTVCISSPEESKSLHPAGYPRLPGKYVYYSTETWTEPPSMVHPKAHLLPRYGAQPLPEHLAAHTQGKDLQNSSLERPPVLSQPKEEENGSTDPEDQPMSPSLDITIETLNKMILEIDPTFQPLPCRPVRAAGQPAAQGDTVATKKQEQEAIDIKYIELTPGRATGPELPQGSPSPSGTPFSRSPQTSSFLPQKGALGGKYSSGDSVVFSSPPGPPSPQPAALSSSKAAESSSAPWQCLAGHTDTASCSPGALSTSPGVENLLKPVQVLRAQQRGSWVSQLSTSPGSDTSYILGSSTHSLHNDDSDASAAASLSPSSSLGSPCSPSSGIVAHPREALGQSSPQPRAGSSPSASPAQKGQASSCPPSILTSAADIPVLLVNGCLEQGDGPPQLARAPPSSAKQPPLAGCSPASRLGGLNNAQSAPTLSCLSDSPLKAGQPTMKFVMDTSKFWFKPSISRDRAIQLLKDKEPGTFLVRDSTSFRGSFGLAMKVPGSPSGSQTGEESSDLVRHFLIESSTKGVHLKGASEELYFGSLSAFVYQHSITPLALPCKLSIPTRDLADGLDSPDCAPEPAPALARKAAVCNVLYLNSVNVETLTGAPAILKGISCTLELETLPTPALVHFRVTEQGVTLTDVQRKVFFRRHYPLAAIRFCGMDPENRKWQKYCKSSRIFGFVAKSQTDSENLCHLFAEYDTVQPVSLVIDLLRQLLPSP, translated from the exons ATGTCCCAGGTCATAGAATCCCACGTGCTGCGTGTTGGGCAGACTGTGTGCATTTCCTCACCCGAGGAAAGCAAGAGCCTGCACCCAGCCGGGTACCCCAGGCTGCCGGGCAAGTACGTCTACTACTCCACAGAAACCTGGACTGAGCCCCCCTCCATGGTGCACCCCAAGGCTCACCTGCTCCCCAGGTatggagcccagcccctgccagagcATCTGGCTGCTCACACGCAGGGGAAGGACCTGCAGAATTCCTCCTTGGAGAGACCCCCTGTGCTGAGCCAGccaaaggaggaggagaacgGCAGCACGGACCCTGAGGACCAGCCAATGTCTCCCTCCCTGGATATAACCATAGAGACTCTCAACAAGATGATCCTGGAGATTGATCCCACCTTCCAGCCACTGCCATGCAGGCCAGTGAGGGCTGCAGGccagcctgctgctcaggggGACACTGTGGCCACcaagaagcaggagcaggaggcaatAG acATCAAGTACATAGAGCTGACACCAGGCAGAGCCACGGGGCCTGAGCTGCCacagggctcccccagcccttcaGGCACCCCCTTCTCCAGGTCCCCTCAGACCAGCAGCTTCCTGCCCCAAAAAGGAGCCCTGGGAGGCAAATACAGCTCCGGTGACAGCGTGGTTTTCTCCAGCCCACCCGGACCCCCGAGTCCCCAGCCGGCCGcgctgagcagcagcaaagcagccgAGAGCAGCAGCgctccctggcagtgcctggcaggacacacagacacagcctcctgcagccccgGGGCCCTCAGCACCTCCCCAGGTGTGGAGAACCTGCTGAAGCCCGTGCAGGTGCTGAGGgcccagcagaggggcagctggGTGTCCCAGCTCTCCACCAGCCCTGGCTCGGACACCAGCTACATCCTGGGCAG cagcacccactCGCTCCACAACGACGACTCCGACGCTTCGGCCGCTGCCTCCCTGTCCCcctccagctccctgggcagcccctgctccccttcCTCGGGCATCGTGGCTCACCCCAGGGAGGCTTTGGGCCAGAGCTCCCCCCAGCCGCGGGCAGGCAGCTCCCCCAGCGCCTCCCCGGCCCAGAAgggccaggccagcagctgccccCCCTCCATCCTCACCTCTGCTGCCGACATCCCGGTGCTGCTGGTGAACGGGTGCCTGGAACAAGGGGATGGACCCCCACAGCTGGCCAGAGCCCCCCCAAGCTCTGCCAAACAGCCCCCCCTGGCCGGCTGCAGCCCGGCCTCGAGGCTGGGGGGCCTGAACAACGCTCAGTCAGCGCCCACCCTCAGCTGCCTCTCAGACA GTCCCCTGAAGGCTGGGCAGCCCACCATGAAGTTTGTGATGGACACCTCCAAATTCTGGTTCAAGCCAAGCATCAGCAGGGACCGAG caatccagctgctgaaggacAAGGAGCCGGGCACGTTCCTGGTGAGGGACAGCACCTCCTTCCGGGGCTCCTTCGGGCTGGCCATGAAGGTTCCTGGCTCCCCCTCAGGCAGCCAGACAG GTGAGGAGAGCAGTGACCTCGTCAGGCACTTCCTCATCGAGTCCTCCACCAAAGGGGTTCACCTGAAGGGCGCCAGCGAGGAGCTGTACTTTG GGAGCCTCTCTGCCTTCGTCTACCAGCACTCCATCACCCCTCTGGCGCTGCCCTGCAAGCTCAGCATCCCCACCCGAG ATCTCGCTGATGGATTGGACAGCCCTGACTgcgcccctgagcctgccccggCCCTGGccaggaaagctgcag TGTGCAACGTCCTGTACCTCAACTCGGTGAACGTGGAGACGCTGACAGGAGCCCCAGCCATCCTGAAGGGCATCTCCTGCACCTTGGAGCTGGAGACgctgcccaccccagccctggtgcaCTTCAGGGTGACGGAGCAGGGCGTCACGCTGACCGACGTCCAGAGGAA GGTGTTTTTCAGGCGACACTACCCCTTGGCTGCCATCAGGTTCTGTGGGATGGACCCTGAGAACAGAAA GTGGCAGAAATACTGCAAGTCCTCCAG AATCTTCGGGTTCGTGGCCAAAAGCCAGACAGACTCGGAGAACCTCTGTCACCTGTTTGCAGAGTACGACACCGTGCAGCCCGTGTCCCTTGTCATCGACCTGCTCcgccagctcctgcccagcccatag